The genomic stretch GCGGAGCCAACGTCGTCGGCGTCGAACCCACGCCAAAACTCCTCGAGCAAGCCATCCAGCAAGACCCCCAAGGCGACTATCGAGACGCCCGCGCCGAGGCTCTGCCGTTCCCAAATGAGACATTCGACGCTGTGCTCTTCTACCTCGTCCTCATCGACATTGAGCCGTTCGAGCCCGCTATCGACGAGGCCTTCCGTGTCCTCAAGCCCGGCGGAAAATGCGTTATCGTCAATTCAACTGGTATGAACACTGCTACAAATCGGTTTTGGGAATGGAATGAAGCTGGTGAGCGGACGGCCTGGTTAGTGGAACACTACGGAACGAGGCAGCGCGTCGTCGCTGAATGGAACGGCATCCGGGTTCATAACTACCACCGGCCGCTCGGGACCTACTTCACGCACTGCCTCAATTCCGGCTTCCAGCTCCGCCATTACGACGAGCAAATCCCCACCGAAGCCGAGCTCGCCGCCAACCCCGAACTCGCGCCCCACCTCATCTGCCCCTGCTTCAACATCCAGGTTTGGCAGAAGTAGTGAACAGAGAACAGAGAACAGGGCTCAGGGCCTTTTGTCTAACAAGCCTTTGCGGACCGAAAACAAGAGCTTGCCCACCTCGTCCGAAGCCGTCTCAAGTTCGTCAGTTGCCAAATACTCCAGGCGCTTCGAAATCTCAATCTGGGTTTGCAATTCTCGAAGCGACCCAATAGCAATGTCAAGGAAGCGCAAGTATTCGTTGGTACCGCTTCGTCCGTAGCCCTCGGCGATATTAGAGGGAATTGAGACCGCCGCCCGACGCATTTGGGCTTGCAAGCCAAACTTTTCAGTCTCAGGCAGTTTTGAAGTGTCCCTGTAGACCACCTCGACAAGCGTCATTGACTTTTGCCAGACGATCAGCTTTCGAAAACTCATGAGAGTTCTATTTTGCCTTGTCATCTGACTCAAGCATTTTTCAATCGTTTGCCATCCGACGACCACTCGTTCTCTGTTCTCTGCTCTCTGATCTCTTGTCCCTCAGCAGGTACATTCAAGCCTGCGATGCTGCTGAAAGGTATTAACTATTGGTGCTTCCCCGGCTCCTTCGAGGACAAGGTGGACCCGTTCGACGCCGTCAAGATGACCAAGAAGTACGGCTACGATGCCCTCGAATTGTGCATCGGCGAAGCCGGAACCCAGTTCGGCCTCGACGCCGACGAAGCCAAGTGCAAGAGCCTGGTCGAAGCCGCCAGCAACGAGGGCGTCGTCCTGCGCACCACCGCCTCCGGCCTCTACTGGGGCCGAAGCATGGGTGATCCCGACGCCAAAGTTCGCGAGCAAGCCAAGGACGACCTCAAGCGCATGCTCCAGATTTCGAGCTGGCTCGGATGCAAGGTTCACCTCACCATCCCCGCCGCCGTCGACGTCTTTTTCCTGCCCGATCGGCCCGTCCACAACTACGACGACTGCTGGAAATATGCAAAGGACGGCATCGCCGAACTCCTCCCCCACGCCGAGGCGTGCGGCGTCAAGATGGGCATCGAAAACGTGTGGAACAAGATGTTCATGTCCCCTGGAGAAATGGGATATTTCATCAGCCAATTCAACTCGCCATGGATCGGATGCTTGTTCGATGTGGGAAATGTCATGCCCTTCGGCTACCCCGAGCAATGGATTCGAAGCCTGGGTAAAGACATCGTCGCGATCCACTTCAAGGACTTCCGAAAGGCCGTCGGCACCGCCGAAGGTTTCGTCGACCTTCTCGAAGGCGATGTGAACTTCCCAGAGGTCGTCAAGGCGCTGGGCGAAATCGGCTTCGATGGCCCCGTCGTCGCCGAAATGATCCCCCACTACAAGCTCTATCCTATCGCCCGCGTCGAGAACACCTCGAACGCGATGGATCATATCCTCGGTCGCAAATAGCTGTGGTCTGGCGGGATCGACTCCCAAAGGCTCCGCTTGATCCGCAAGAGATCAAGCGGCAGTCCGGCGTGAGCGACTGGACCACGCACCTCGCCGGAGTCCAGGCCGAACTTCCCGAGCCGTTCGCGGTTATCGACGTCCTCGAAGGTGAAGGCTGCAAAGAAACCTGCATAGACCTGCGCGCAATAAGAAGAAACCCACGCATTGTTCGCCGGGCCGAAATCGACACAAAGCCCGGCCGTACCTGGAATATCAATCCCATTCTCAACCAAATCGCGCAAGAGGCCGCTCCAGGATTCGCTCTCGATCTGGGTTGTGGCGCCGGGCGTGATGCCGTCTGGCTCGCCGCCAACGACTGGGACGTCACCGCCGTCGATCGCCTAGCGAGCAACATCGAGGCGATCCAACGACTGGCCAAAACCTACGCCCCCGACAAACCCATCGAAGCAATCCAAGCCAACCTTCACGATTACCGGCCCGAGACCCAATACGATCTCGTCTTGCTCCACTACTGCTGGGACCCCAACTACTTCGAACTCGCCAAGCAATCCACCGCCAGAGGCGGTTTTCTCAGCGTCCTGGGCCACTCCGAAACCAACTACCGATGCTTCGCCCATCCGCGCGAATCTAAGCTCATCAATAGCAAAGCCCTCGATTGCGAGGGCTTCGAAACATGGTCAGAACGGGAGTTTTGGTCTAGAGACCGGCACTCAGTTTCAATTGTGCTGCGACGGCATTAGCCGAATCGTAATCGACGCTCATGCGCCCGACTTTCTTCGAAGGATCAAAGGTCAAAACGTCCTCGGGATTCGTCAGCCGAGAGAACACGAAACACTTGATTTCCGACAGCCGCGCGGTGCGGTCGCCCAGGCCGTTGGTGCTCTTCTGGCTCGACCAAAATCGCATTGCCATCTCGCCGTCCGGTGTGGTGTCCCACCCCAAAAACACGACCGAATGGCCATAGCCGCTCCGCCAGTCGAGGTTGCAGAAGTCGCCGGGTCGAGCGTCGAGCGGGTCCACCCGCGTCCCCATTTTGGAAAAAAGCGAGAGCGCGTAGTATGATCCGGGGCCGTCCGCGTTCCAGCACCCCCACATCTTCACCATGTCCTCGCGCAGGTGCCCGTTCTGGTCCTGCATGCGTAGGGCGTCTAGGCGATCCTCCGAAATCTCCGATTGGCACGACACGGTGGCCGTGTCCAGCGCGCCGATGAACGCCGCGTACGACGCTCCCGAACAGTAGCTCGACGACCGCGGAGGGCTGATCAGCCGATAGTCGCCCAACTTGAGCGGAATGCCGATGGGCGAGGCCGGCGGGTTCGCGCCCGACTTCATGAAGTAGCCGCCGCCGTCCGGCGCACTAGCCTGGATGTCGTCGATCGCCATCAACACGGCTTGGTTCAACTCCGGCGTATCCTGGCCATATACGGCCTGGTGGTTGATGTGATACATGGGCATCCGCACGGTGATGAAGGAGGCATAGGAAGCAAGAAAAGAAACCATAAATCTTCACAGGTGTCCCCGGCAAACGCACAGAGGGAACAAGAGAGATAGTCGGCTCTATCCCAAAAACCTGGATGGCAACTTCTCCACAAACCTAAAGATTCCTGTGAGATTTCAACTGGCGGAGTAGGCTTCTAGCCTTCAACGACGACTAGGGCTACGCGGGAAAAGAAGAACTCTGTGGTTAGCGCCGCAGTAACGTGCGCTACGCAATTTTCACATCGCATGGGCCACCCAGAAACCTCGGCCCAAACCAGTAAACTACCAACGCCTTGATCCCCACTGACTGGCTCGATGCTCTCGCGAGCGTCGGCAGCCTCACCGATAAGCAGCTTCAGAACCGTTTTGGTGCGGAGGCGTCGCGCTGGGCGCGGCAACAGGAGGAGCTTCGCAAGAAGGCTCGGGCCAAGTTCGCGGAGGCGGACACTATGCTGTTCGATCGGGAGGCGCTGGAACAGGCCACCCACGAGGCGATCGCTCGGTACCATGCCTCGCGCTTTCCATTGGGTGCCAAGGTAGTAGACCTGACCTGCGGCATCGGGAGCGATCTTCACGCCTTTGGATCGGGTGCGGTTGGCTTCGAGATCGACGCTTTGCGCGCCGAATACGCCCGCCACAACTGCCCGCTGACCGAGGTTCGCACTGAAGACGGCCTCGCCTACGCCCAAAGCTCTTCCGACCCCTATCTATGGGCCGATCCCGACCGTCGCGATTCCAGCGGCCGTCGCCTGGCCGACCCGTCGCAGTACGCTCCGAACCCGCTGGACATTCCGCGCGACCGCCAACTGACCGGCATCAAGCTCTCGCCCATGCTCGCCGACGAATTCCTTGCCGAGGTCGGTCCGCGGGTCGAATTCGTCTCATTCCGGGGCGAGTGCCGGGAGGCGGTGGTCTGGGCGGGAAAGCTAGCCGAAGCTGGCATCTTCGCCGTTCGCATCGAAACCGGCGCGACACTCGGCCGCGAACCCACTTACGACCAAGTCGATGAGGCGGGCGAGTTCATCTTCGACGCCGATCCGGCGGCGGTGCGAGCCCACGCTCTCGGCGGCTTCGATCGACCTCAGTTGGGCGATTCGCCTGGCTATGTGACCGGTGGCGACCTTGAATCCGAGTGGCTGACGCCCTACCGCGTGCTGGCCGCCGGCACGTACGACGCCAAACGCATCAAAGAAGCTCTGCGCAACTTGGGACGCCGCGTATTCGAGGTGAAACAGCGCGGCGCAGGCGTGGAACCCACGGCGGTCATGCGCCAGGTGCGCACCGACGGCGACCCGGCCAGCCTGATTTGTTGGCGTGTCGGCAAGAGCGTGCGCTGGGCGCTGGCCGAGCGGGTCGGACGCGGGTAGCATCAAGCGATGCAACGAAGCTTCGCCGACAAGCTCCAAGATTACGCCGCCCTTACCATCCGCCTTGGGATCAACATTCAGCCCGGACAGGAGCTGTTTCTCACCGCGCCGGTGGCAGACGTCGAGTTTGTGCGCCTGCTGGTAGCCGAGGCATACCAGGCGGGGGCGAAGAACGTTCAAGTCAATTTCGTCGACGACATCGCGGCCAAATCCCGCTTCATTTACGGCTCGGATGAGGCGGTAGCCTACGCGCCCAAGTGGTTTTATGACGGCGTAGCGAACGCCATGGAAGCTGGGGCGGCTCGGCTCGGCGTGATCAGCGAAGACCCGGGCCTACTGAGCGACATCGATCCCGCCAAGGTCTCGACGTGGTACGGAGCCGCGGGTGCGGCAGCCAAGCGAGTGGGCGAACTGGTCGGCAGTGCGGCCATCAACTGGAGCCTCGTGGCCGTGCCGAACCCGCGATGGGCGCGCTTGGTGTTTCCTGGCGACAGCGATGAAACTGCGGTGGCGAAGCTGTGGGAGGCGATTTTCACCTGCTGCCGCGTGGATCAGCCCGATCCTTTGCAGGCGTGGCGCGACCACTGCGACAACCTCGCTCTACGTCGCGACTACCTGAACCAATTGAATCTGACGGCGGTCTGCTTCCGGGGTCCTGGAACGGATTTGGAAGTCGGCTTGGTCGATCAGCGAATCTGGATCGGCGGATGGGGAACGGCCAAGAACGGCGTCACCAACGCCCCGAACATCCCCACTGAGGAGATTTTCTCCATGCCCCACCGAGACCGCGTGCAAGGCACGGTTTCCAGCACGCTTCCGCTGAGCTTGCGGGGGCAGGTGGTCGATAAGATTCAGGTGGAGTTTAAGGACGGCGTGGTGGTGCGCGCCTCGGCGGGCGAGGGCGAAAAGACGCTGATCGGCCTCCTGGACACCGACGAGGGCTCGCGCCGATTGGGTGAGGTCGCGCTGGTGCCGCCCGGGTGCGCGGTGGCCCGCACCGGCCTGCTGTTCACCAACACACTGTACGATGAGAACGCGGCTTGCCACATTGCGCTCGGCTCATCGTTTGCCGAGAACATGATGGGCTACGACGACCTGTCGGCCGACGAGCGGCTGGCAGCGGGGTCTAACGACAGCCGCATCCACGTGGACTGGATGATCGGCTCACGCGAGGTCGAGGTCGATGGCATTTTGCCTAGCGGCGAGCGCAAGCCTCTGATGCGCGGTTTGGACTGGGTCGAGGCGGTTTAGGAGGATTTGGTGCAAAGTGCGGAGTGCGGAGCAAACTGCCGAAAGGACTTGGATCACCACGGTCCTTCAGACCTCGTGCCGTTTGTCGATCGATACCCAGCCTTCGCAGGCTGGGCTAACTTGGATCGCTCCGTTGGAGCTCACGCAAGAGGAGCTGTTTGGGAGTTGCCCCGATCTCGGGACACAATGCGGCGCTAAGCGCCGGGTCGCTTTCGCTCCTTGGACGATTACAGTTACGAGGCTGTCCAGGGGTCTTTGCTTCGCTTCGACACCCTGGCTAACATCTGCGACCCCTCCGGGGTCGAGACCTCTTTGCGCGAAGATCCGCTCCTGGGAGAGGAAACAAAGCCTCGGGTGGCCCGTATAGCCGAAGGCTATGCGGGAAATTGACCAGCCATTAGACGAGGTCAGCATCCCGGATGCTGGAATTAGCCACGCTACGCCCCTTGAGGGGAGTCGGCAAGCGTAGCGAGCCGGTAGGAAGTCCGCACAAGCAGGCGCGCTACCTACAATGCGTCCGCTTTCCCGTACAGCCGAGCGGGTGGCTCCGAGAAGTACTTGAACAGCGCCGGGCACAGCCACCCTTCCATTTCCAGTCCCGCGCAGTAGTACACGTTGCCGGACATCTCGGGACGCCGCCACTCGAACTCGTGTTGATACCCAGGGAACGGTTCGGCGGAAAACACCAGCCGGAAGCCCTTTTCGGCGTCAGGGATGTCCTTCGTCCAGGCGTCTAGAATCGTATCCGCTCCGCCCACGAATGGTTCTTGCGACAGACCCACTCGCTCGTCGTCGAAGACCCAAATACCGTACGCCTTGTACGGCGAAATCACAAACAGCGAG from Armatimonadota bacterium encodes the following:
- a CDS encoding methyltransferase domain-containing protein, with protein sequence MRRTEHPDHQKTNRYTNHPMLDEDIQLWQNSADAWIRILDIRGDKSRRFLDPRVHAAFGDVQGRNILDIGCGEGRFCRQLQERGANVVGVEPTPKLLEQAIQQDPQGDYRDARAEALPFPNETFDAVLFYLVLIDIEPFEPAIDEAFRVLKPGGKCVIVNSTGMNTATNRFWEWNEAGERTAWLVEHYGTRQRVVAEWNGIRVHNYHRPLGTYFTHCLNSGFQLRHYDEQIPTEAELAANPELAPHLICPCFNIQVWQK
- a CDS encoding four helix bundle protein, with protein sequence MSFRKLIVWQKSMTLVEVVYRDTSKLPETEKFGLQAQMRRAAVSIPSNIAEGYGRSGTNEYLRFLDIAIGSLRELQTQIEISKRLEYLATDELETASDEVGKLLFSVRKGLLDKRP
- a CDS encoding TIM barrel protein; translated protein: MLLKGINYWCFPGSFEDKVDPFDAVKMTKKYGYDALELCIGEAGTQFGLDADEAKCKSLVEAASNEGVVLRTTASGLYWGRSMGDPDAKVREQAKDDLKRMLQISSWLGCKVHLTIPAAVDVFFLPDRPVHNYDDCWKYAKDGIAELLPHAEACGVKMGIENVWNKMFMSPGEMGYFISQFNSPWIGCLFDVGNVMPFGYPEQWIRSLGKDIVAIHFKDFRKAVGTAEGFVDLLEGDVNFPEVVKALGEIGFDGPVVAEMIPHYKLYPIARVENTSNAMDHILGRK
- a CDS encoding methyltransferase domain-containing protein, producing MAVVWRDRLPKAPLDPQEIKRQSGVSDWTTHLAGVQAELPEPFAVIDVLEGEGCKETCIDLRAIRRNPRIVRRAEIDTKPGRTWNINPILNQIAQEAAPGFALDLGCGAGRDAVWLAANDWDVTAVDRLASNIEAIQRLAKTYAPDKPIEAIQANLHDYRPETQYDLVLLHYCWDPNYFELAKQSTARGGFLSVLGHSETNYRCFAHPRESKLINSKALDCEGFETWSEREFWSRDRHSVSIVLRRH
- a CDS encoding aminopeptidase, translated to MQRSFADKLQDYAALTIRLGINIQPGQELFLTAPVADVEFVRLLVAEAYQAGAKNVQVNFVDDIAAKSRFIYGSDEAVAYAPKWFYDGVANAMEAGAARLGVISEDPGLLSDIDPAKVSTWYGAAGAAAKRVGELVGSAAINWSLVAVPNPRWARLVFPGDSDETAVAKLWEAIFTCCRVDQPDPLQAWRDHCDNLALRRDYLNQLNLTAVCFRGPGTDLEVGLVDQRIWIGGWGTAKNGVTNAPNIPTEEIFSMPHRDRVQGTVSSTLPLSLRGQVVDKIQVEFKDGVVVRASAGEGEKTLIGLLDTDEGSRRLGEVALVPPGCAVARTGLLFTNTLYDENAACHIALGSSFAENMMGYDDLSADERLAAGSNDSRIHVDWMIGSREVEVDGILPSGERKPLMRGLDWVEAV